The proteins below are encoded in one region of Sulfolobus sp. A20:
- a CDS encoding V-type ATP synthase subunit I, translated as MLLPENMVRLQIITDKSNLNPIVTKLLKYGVFQPEDPLYPIGNGRIDEARKLITPVQDHISKVKIIMELGGLIIEPLGKMKVEDWIIASDQTNSEALKLEERYKELLEEIGRLRAERDLYLQQLKDLEPFKTITVELNTLYSSELFNVILAIVSEDKLNLLNESLRDKGFVYAVKSGEKSFSVIIITKKEVELDKILKEIGVRRFELQEGKSPYQLYNDLQEKVNQINIILERTRDELAKKVKSEENYIKNVYGKLLTVRDALSIMNKARVSDYYLQIEGYVPEKYVNTIKSDLGNLGFIDYIRPKRYEEKEEPPTLVELPKSIRVLESLVEIYGTPSYWEISPIAFLVFTFPILFGLMFPDFGNALVLLIFSIWFYRYGKKTGSQNIPKLSIILIYSSIIAMVTGLLARDFFGPLPVGGLREVIGSDSYTVGPLYSLWPIPASVSEAISFLLPFGEYSTSISIENTMIFSVLLGALALFVSSLLGLVNAIRKKDPEFILFEKLPMFLIYVVPIFIFMYGISDPKNFFALDEQVLGQILNAVLMKPFSQNVVGYGIVWWTSFALLYNWASHSILVKKHEGGGFASAIAMGFIEGGFEGALLLLSNTISFIRVLVFALSHYYILYAFSYMAYLVAPSISTIHVLINPISIIILIIGNLLAIGLEGLVVFIQDMRLHFYEMFSKFYEGRGRKFEPVLAYVSLE; from the coding sequence GTGCTTTTGCCAGAAAACATGGTGAGGTTACAGATAATTACAGATAAATCTAATCTTAATCCTATAGTTACTAAACTTCTAAAATATGGGGTATTCCAGCCTGAAGATCCCCTTTACCCAATAGGAAATGGAAGAATTGACGAAGCGAGGAAATTAATAACTCCTGTTCAAGATCATATATCAAAAGTAAAAATAATAATGGAACTTGGAGGTTTAATAATAGAGCCATTAGGAAAAATGAAAGTAGAGGATTGGATAATTGCCTCAGACCAAACAAATAGTGAAGCTCTGAAACTGGAAGAGAGATATAAAGAGCTTCTAGAGGAGATAGGCAGACTCAGAGCTGAAAGGGATTTATACTTGCAACAATTGAAAGATTTAGAGCCTTTTAAGACCATAACAGTTGAACTTAACACATTATACTCGTCAGAACTATTTAATGTAATCTTAGCTATAGTTAGTGAGGATAAGTTAAATTTACTAAATGAATCATTAAGGGATAAGGGTTTCGTATATGCAGTCAAGTCTGGCGAAAAAAGTTTTAGTGTCATAATAATAACAAAAAAGGAAGTTGAACTTGACAAAATCCTTAAAGAAATAGGTGTAAGAAGATTTGAGTTACAAGAGGGAAAATCACCATACCAACTGTATAATGATTTGCAAGAAAAGGTAAACCAGATAAACATTATACTAGAGAGGACTAGAGACGAGCTAGCAAAAAAGGTTAAGAGTGAAGAAAATTATATTAAAAACGTATATGGTAAATTACTTACAGTAAGAGATGCTTTAAGTATTATGAATAAAGCTAGAGTTTCAGATTATTATTTGCAGATAGAGGGCTATGTTCCAGAAAAATATGTAAATACAATAAAGTCAGATTTAGGTAATTTAGGCTTTATTGACTACATAAGACCTAAAAGATATGAGGAAAAAGAGGAACCGCCTACTCTTGTGGAACTCCCAAAATCAATTAGAGTTTTGGAATCTTTAGTTGAAATATATGGAACTCCCTCTTACTGGGAGATCTCACCTATTGCGTTTTTAGTTTTTACCTTCCCCATACTTTTTGGTCTAATGTTTCCAGATTTCGGTAATGCGTTAGTTTTATTAATATTTTCCATATGGTTTTACAGATATGGTAAGAAGACCGGAAGCCAGAATATACCTAAATTATCTATAATCTTAATATACTCATCGATTATTGCCATGGTTACAGGATTACTTGCTAGAGACTTCTTCGGACCGTTACCAGTTGGAGGATTAAGAGAAGTAATAGGTAGCGATTCTTATACAGTAGGTCCTCTATATAGTTTATGGCCAATTCCAGCTTCAGTATCTGAAGCCATAAGTTTCCTATTACCATTTGGTGAGTACAGCACTAGTATTAGTATAGAAAATACTATGATATTCTCTGTATTATTAGGAGCATTAGCTTTGTTTGTAAGCTCCCTATTAGGCTTAGTGAATGCGATTAGGAAGAAGGACCCAGAATTCATCTTATTTGAAAAATTACCAATGTTCCTAATATATGTGGTTCCAATATTTATATTCATGTATGGTATAAGTGATCCAAAGAATTTCTTCGCCTTAGATGAACAGGTTTTGGGTCAGATTTTAAATGCTGTACTGATGAAACCATTTAGTCAAAACGTTGTAGGATATGGGATAGTATGGTGGACTTCATTTGCTTTACTTTATAACTGGGCTTCACACTCAATTTTAGTTAAAAAGCATGAGGGCGGAGGGTTTGCTTCAGCAATTGCAATGGGTTTCATAGAAGGGGGATTTGAGGGAGCATTATTGTTGCTTTCTAATACAATATCTTTCATAAGAGTTTTAGTATTCGCTTTGTCTCACTATTATATACTTTATGCATTCTCTTATATGGCTTATCTCGTAGCCCCATCAATCAGTACAATCCATGTACTGATAAATCCAATATCTATAATAATATTGATAATAGGTAATTTACTAGCTATAGGTCTAGAAGGGCTAGTAGTGTTCATACAAGATATGAGGTTACACTTCTACGAAATGTTTAGTAAGTTCTATGAAGGCAGAGGAAGAAAATTTGAGCCAGTTTTAGCTTATGTGTCACTTGAGTAA
- the metG gene encoding methionine--tRNA ligase, with protein MKVLVTSAWPYVNSVPHLGNLIGSILSADVFARYARLKYGKENVVFVSGSDEHGTPIEVEAIKRKVSPKELTDQAHEYDKHLFLNVWKISFDNYSRTENEVHKKFVSDFLLKLNKYIKVNEDEIPYCENDKIYLPDRFIKGTCPYCGFEDARGDQCDNCGRLLTPNSLINPKCAICGRPPIFKKTKHWFFDLSAFNDKIKEWITNSREMPDNVKSVALSWVSEGLKPRSITRDNKWGIPAPFLDAEDKTIYVWFEALLGYISATIEYFEKKGSPDKWKEFWFGNEVKSYYFIGKDNIPFHAVILPAMLMASGEGYNLPNVIAATEYLLYEGQKFSKSRKIGVWIDEAPNLMDVEYWRFVLIRLRPEEKDTNFTWRETVRIVNTELNDDIGNYINRVLTMISRYFNSTVPDFYLDILDENDKKIINLINTVPQNMASLFEKGKLKAGTEDLLTLVRECNAYLNIKAPWDLYKVGKTRELANTLYISINSVRTIGILLYPLMPSYSQKIYDMLNLGNVEEEKWDNASQLLLKPGHRIGQSQPLFKKLAPNFESEIIKRLEEVRKGIEKNRPTLLK; from the coding sequence ATGAAAGTCTTAGTCACCTCAGCCTGGCCCTACGTCAATTCAGTCCCGCATTTAGGTAATCTGATTGGCTCCATACTCTCAGCTGATGTATTTGCAAGATACGCTAGGTTAAAGTATGGAAAAGAGAACGTAGTTTTCGTTAGCGGTAGTGATGAGCATGGTACTCCAATAGAAGTTGAAGCGATAAAGAGAAAAGTAAGTCCTAAAGAGCTCACAGATCAAGCACATGAGTATGATAAGCATTTATTTCTAAATGTGTGGAAGATAAGCTTTGACAATTATAGTAGAACAGAAAATGAAGTTCACAAAAAATTTGTTTCAGATTTTCTTCTAAAACTTAATAAATATATCAAAGTTAATGAAGACGAAATTCCTTATTGTGAAAACGATAAGATTTACTTACCAGATAGGTTTATCAAGGGTACTTGCCCTTACTGTGGTTTCGAGGATGCGAGAGGAGATCAATGTGATAATTGTGGAAGATTGCTCACACCTAACTCACTAATTAATCCTAAATGTGCTATTTGTGGGAGGCCTCCAATTTTTAAAAAGACAAAACATTGGTTTTTTGATCTATCAGCTTTTAACGATAAGATAAAGGAATGGATAACTAACTCAAGGGAGATGCCTGATAATGTGAAATCAGTAGCGTTAAGTTGGGTTAGTGAGGGTCTTAAGCCTAGAAGCATAACTAGGGATAACAAATGGGGTATTCCAGCACCTTTTCTAGATGCGGAAGATAAGACAATATACGTTTGGTTTGAAGCACTTCTAGGGTATATCTCAGCTACTATTGAATACTTTGAGAAAAAGGGGAGTCCAGATAAGTGGAAGGAATTCTGGTTTGGGAATGAGGTTAAAAGCTATTACTTCATAGGGAAGGACAATATTCCATTTCACGCCGTTATATTACCAGCAATGCTAATGGCTAGTGGAGAAGGGTATAATCTACCAAATGTTATTGCTGCTACAGAGTATTTGCTCTATGAGGGTCAAAAGTTTAGTAAAAGTAGGAAAATTGGAGTATGGATTGATGAAGCACCTAATCTAATGGATGTAGAGTACTGGAGATTTGTCCTTATCAGACTGAGACCGGAGGAGAAAGATACTAACTTTACTTGGAGGGAAACTGTGAGGATAGTTAATACTGAACTTAATGATGATATAGGAAATTACATTAATAGGGTCCTTACAATGATCTCCAGATATTTCAACTCTACTGTTCCTGACTTTTATTTAGATATTTTAGATGAAAATGATAAAAAAATAATAAATTTAATTAATACAGTACCTCAAAACATGGCTAGCTTATTTGAAAAAGGCAAATTAAAGGCTGGAACTGAGGATCTACTGACATTAGTTAGGGAGTGTAACGCTTATCTTAACATAAAAGCCCCATGGGATTTATATAAAGTTGGAAAAACAAGAGAGTTGGCAAATACGCTATATATTTCTATTAATTCAGTGAGAACTATAGGAATATTACTCTATCCATTAATGCCTTCATATTCTCAAAAAATATATGACATGCTAAATTTAGGTAATGTAGAGGAAGAGAAGTGGGATAATGCTTCTCAACTACTCCTAAAGCCTGGACATAGAATAGGACAATCTCAACCATTATTCAAAAAACTAGCCCCTAATTTTGAGTCTGAGATCATCAAAAGGCTAGAAGAGGTAAGAAAAGGGATAGAAAAAAATAGGCCTACCTTACTCAAGTGA
- the priL gene encoding DNA primase regulatory subunit PriL produces MVIDVKKYPFVKNINDELKKYGGGVNLIDLLVSNTSLIDLAKKRIESVKANEQLEHYTKYTEPVLVFYTTLIILAVINSSRLNAKYAYLESQQFKKLLTKEDESALLELSSNLNIKVNRCNPIKLRISERKITEEREYCINFIEFLKLIKGTNDQWKLSKQILYRGNVYLNREQLIQLIAETIRRKILQLIRPLNLKEIPEKLRDLINKEGRIPPCIEAILNKDKISEEEVRILVTFYIDIGKSLGSINAVLKKWSITSINDLYKRYLGNKKTKYIIYSCYRMKELNLCVSECNVRNPLQLYYRS; encoded by the coding sequence ATGGTAATAGACGTAAAAAAATACCCCTTTGTAAAGAATATTAATGACGAACTTAAGAAATATGGCGGAGGAGTAAACTTAATCGATTTATTGGTATCTAATACTAGCTTAATAGACCTTGCTAAGAAGAGAATAGAGAGTGTAAAGGCTAATGAGCAATTAGAACATTATACTAAATATACTGAACCCGTGTTGGTTTTTTATACAACGCTAATTATACTAGCCGTAATTAATAGCTCGCGATTAAACGCTAAATACGCCTATTTAGAGAGTCAGCAGTTCAAGAAATTACTTACTAAAGAAGATGAAAGTGCATTATTAGAGCTCTCTAGTAATCTTAATATTAAGGTAAATAGGTGTAATCCCATAAAACTACGTATAAGCGAGAGGAAAATTACGGAGGAGAGAGAGTATTGTATAAATTTCATTGAATTTTTAAAGCTTATAAAGGGAACTAATGATCAGTGGAAGTTAAGTAAGCAAATTCTTTATAGAGGGAATGTTTATCTCAATAGGGAACAGCTGATACAACTAATTGCCGAGACTATTAGGAGAAAAATTTTGCAATTAATAAGACCGTTAAACTTGAAGGAAATACCAGAGAAATTAAGGGACTTAATAAATAAGGAGGGAAGAATTCCACCTTGTATTGAAGCTATTCTTAATAAAGATAAGATAAGTGAGGAGGAAGTAAGAATCCTTGTAACTTTCTATATTGATATCGGAAAGAGCTTAGGAAGCATTAATGCGGTTTTAAAGAAGTGGAGTATCACATCGATAAATGATTTATATAAAAGGTACTTAGGTAATAAGAAAACAAAATACATTATTTATTCATGCTATAGAATGAAGGAGCTCAACTTGTGCGTAAGCGAATGTAATGTAAGAAATCCCTTACAACTTTATTATAGATCATGA
- the pgsA gene encoding archaetidylinositol phosphate synthase, with the protein MIKMLNQIRKQTKRVLTPIARAFLRINLSPNLITVLGLIFSFIYFFTMMKLNVGIAIIFLIISSLMDAIDGEVARLSNKVSKFGSFLDSTLDRIEDILYITGFIFIGFPSYLIAFGVGLSLVISYIRAKAESLGLKMEGRGIIERGERIIFVLLILLIYLILGEIASLYMFYLFLVLTLVTVIQRFYVVYSALN; encoded by the coding sequence GTGATAAAGATGCTGAATCAAATTAGGAAGCAAACAAAAAGAGTGTTAACACCTATTGCTAGGGCTTTTCTCAGAATTAATCTCAGTCCTAATCTTATAACAGTTTTAGGATTAATATTTTCATTTATCTATTTTTTTACTATGATGAAACTTAATGTAGGAATTGCAATAATATTTTTAATCATCTCATCGCTGATGGATGCGATTGATGGAGAAGTAGCTAGACTATCTAATAAGGTTTCAAAATTCGGGAGCTTTTTAGATTCAACTCTAGATAGGATTGAAGACATACTTTATATAACTGGATTTATCTTCATAGGTTTTCCATCATATTTAATAGCTTTTGGTGTAGGGCTATCTTTAGTTATATCGTATATTAGAGCTAAGGCTGAATCCTTAGGATTAAAGATGGAAGGAAGAGGGATTATAGAGAGAGGGGAGAGAATAATTTTTGTATTATTAATTCTACTGATTTACTTGATATTAGGAGAAATAGCGTCATTATACATGTTCTACCTATTCTTAGTTCTTACTTTAGTTACCGTTATCCAAAGGTTCTATGTAGTTTATAGTGCATTAAACTGA